From one Basilea psittacipulmonis DSM 24701 genomic stretch:
- a CDS encoding cold-shock protein: protein MSNTNHANSLGENLLKGTVKWFNDAKGFGFITPEGGGEDLFAHYSAIQMTGFRTLKEGQEVKFELAEGPKGKQAINIIAA, encoded by the coding sequence ATGTCTAATACCAACCACGCCAACTCTTTAGGAGAAAACCTACTTAAAGGAACTGTTAAGTGGTTTAACGACGCCAAAGGATTTGGGTTTATCACCCCCGAAGGCGGCGGAGAAGACTTGTTTGCTCACTATTCTGCCATCCAAATGACAGGATTTAGGACACTAAAAGAAGGTCAAGAAGTGAAATTTGAATTAGCGGAAGGGCCTAAGGGTAAACAAGCTATTAACATTATTGCCGCGTAG
- a CDS encoding HAD family hydrolase: MKKPIVAIAYDFDGTLAPGNMQEHNFIPELNITAQEFWQQSNALAQKNKADGILSYMYWMLKKAEEAEVRVRKQDFLKYGSEIRFYPGVEDWFQRLNEYAKERGLELRHYIISSGLREMIEGTSIAPYIHKIYASGYLYDIYDVAMWPATAVNYTTKTQFLFRINKGCEDESDVQKINEYVPQNERPVPFFNMIFIGDGETDVPCMRLVKESGGHSIAVYANNEKAASAEKLIREGRVHVALESNYEENKPLDLAIKSIIDGIHAHYRLLETQTLD; the protein is encoded by the coding sequence ATGAAAAAGCCTATTGTTGCAATCGCTTATGATTTTGATGGTACCTTGGCGCCAGGAAATATGCAGGAACATAATTTTATTCCTGAGTTGAATATAACCGCACAAGAATTTTGGCAACAGTCTAATGCTTTGGCTCAAAAAAATAAAGCTGACGGTATTTTGAGTTATATGTATTGGATGTTAAAGAAAGCGGAAGAAGCAGAGGTAAGGGTTAGAAAACAAGACTTTCTCAAATACGGTTCAGAAATTCGTTTTTACCCAGGGGTGGAAGATTGGTTTCAAAGACTGAATGAATACGCCAAAGAACGAGGTCTTGAGCTACGGCATTATATTATTTCGTCAGGATTGAGAGAGATGATAGAAGGGACGAGTATTGCCCCGTACATTCATAAAATTTATGCCTCAGGGTATTTGTATGATATTTATGATGTGGCGATGTGGCCCGCTACAGCAGTGAATTACACGACCAAAACACAGTTTTTATTTCGTATTAATAAAGGTTGTGAGGATGAGTCGGATGTACAAAAAATCAATGAATATGTTCCTCAAAATGAACGTCCTGTGCCGTTTTTCAATATGATTTTTATTGGTGATGGTGAAACTGATGTGCCTTGTATGCGATTAGTGAAAGAGTCGGGAGGACATTCTATTGCCGTTTATGCCAATAATGAAAAAGCGGCCAGTGCTGAAAAATTAATTCGTGAAGGCAGGGTACATGTGGCTTTAGAAAGTAATTATGAAGAAAACAAACCTTTAGATTTGGCGATAAAGTCCATTATCGATGGCATACACGCTCATTATCGCTTGTTAGAGACTCAGACGCTTGATTGA
- the sodB gene encoding superoxide dismutase [Fe]: MSFELPALPYAMDALEPRISKETLEFHYGKHHQAYVTNLNKLVAGTEFENASLEEIIKKSSGGVFNNAAQVWNHTFYWNCLTPNAKAKPEGALAEAIAKKWGSFEAFVEAFTASAAGNFGSGWTWLVKKPSGDLEIVNTSNAATPLTGDDKPLLTCDVWEHAYYIDYRNARPKYLENFWALVNWNFVEQNFA, translated from the coding sequence ATGTCATTTGAGTTGCCAGCATTGCCCTATGCAATGGATGCGTTAGAACCACGCATTTCAAAAGAAACGTTAGAGTTTCACTACGGAAAACATCATCAAGCTTATGTTACGAACTTAAATAAATTAGTAGCAGGTACTGAGTTTGAAAACGCAAGCTTAGAAGAAATTATCAAAAAATCTAGTGGCGGTGTATTTAATAATGCTGCTCAGGTTTGGAACCACACATTTTACTGGAATTGTTTAACTCCTAATGCTAAAGCAAAACCAGAAGGTGCTTTGGCTGAAGCGATTGCTAAAAAATGGGGTTCATTTGAAGCGTTTGTAGAAGCTTTTACAGCATCTGCAGCAGGTAACTTTGGTTCAGGTTGGACTTGGTTAGTGAAAAAACCATCAGGTGATTTGGAAATTGTTAATACAAGTAATGCAGCGACACCATTAACAGGTGATGACAAACCTTTGCTAACCTGTGATGTGTGGGAACATGCATACTATATCGATTATCGCAATGCTCGTCCAAAATATTTGGAAAACTTCTGGGCCTTGGTGAACTGGAATTTTGTTGAGCAAAATTTTGCTTAA
- a CDS encoding nitroreductase family protein — translation MNQDIERLLDRASSKLLVAPGPNEAELDLIFQAAMRAPDHGSVRPWRFKLINDPESIAKFAQYSIELRQKSDHPMPEQKAKATLAWLSNLPLIIAIGSKLGSERIPEEETILATGCAVMNMLNAIHMLGYGAFWSTGAATYIDEFQQGMGFDALEYRYLGILAVGTHMSGVPEKERPDWRQFVETWTQPL, via the coding sequence ATGAATCAAGATATTGAACGTTTGTTAGATAGAGCATCAAGTAAATTATTGGTAGCACCAGGTCCGAATGAAGCAGAATTGGACTTGATTTTTCAAGCGGCTATGCGTGCACCTGACCATGGTAGCGTTAGACCATGGCGTTTTAAATTAATTAATGATCCAGAAAGTATTGCTAAGTTTGCTCAATACAGCATTGAATTACGCCAAAAAAGCGATCATCCGATGCCTGAACAAAAAGCAAAAGCAACTCTAGCATGGTTATCGAATTTACCTTTGATTATTGCCATTGGCTCAAAATTAGGTTCTGAGCGTATTCCAGAAGAGGAAACTATTTTGGCAACAGGTTGTGCCGTCATGAACATGTTGAATGCGATTCATATGTTGGGATACGGTGCATTTTGGAGTACAGGGGCCGCTACTTATATCGATGAATTCCAACAAGGTATGGGTTTTGATGCTTTAGAATACCGTTATTTGGGTATTTTGGCGGTAGGAACGCATATGTCAGGGGTGCCAGAAAAAGAGCGTCCTGATTGGCGCCAGTTTGTCGAAACTTGGACACAGCCCCTTTAA
- a CDS encoding pyridoxine 5'-phosphate synthase — MLLGVNIDHVATLRQQRLGVYPDPVQAALLAEDAGADSITLHLREDRRHIQDADVYRMRPLLRTKMNLECAITEEMIDIACKVRPHDVCLVPEKRQELTTEGGLDIITHAKVVKEAILKLQDQGITVSLFIDPDKDQIQQAAILGASVIEIHTGAYAEAQGEEQLKELERVKLGVEEGLKCGLQVNAGHGLNYENVLPIVKLSGITELNIGHSIISQAIFEGLESAVRRMKTLMVVSEHESRY, encoded by the coding sequence ATGTTATTAGGCGTTAATATCGATCATGTTGCTACGTTAAGACAACAGCGTTTAGGCGTTTACCCCGATCCTGTGCAAGCTGCTTTACTCGCTGAAGATGCGGGTGCAGACTCAATTACTTTGCATTTAAGAGAAGATAGACGACATATTCAAGATGCTGATGTTTACCGCATGCGTCCTTTGTTACGCACAAAAATGAATTTGGAATGTGCGATAACAGAAGAAATGATCGATATTGCCTGCAAAGTACGCCCTCATGATGTGTGTTTGGTTCCTGAAAAAAGACAGGAATTAACAACAGAAGGGGGCTTAGACATCATTACGCATGCTAAGGTGGTTAAAGAGGCGATTCTTAAACTACAAGATCAAGGTATTACGGTTTCTTTGTTTATTGATCCTGATAAAGACCAAATACAACAAGCAGCGATATTAGGTGCTTCAGTGATTGAAATTCACACAGGTGCGTATGCAGAGGCCCAAGGTGAGGAACAGTTAAAAGAATTAGAACGAGTTAAACTCGGTGTCGAAGAGGGCCTAAAATGTGGTTTACAGGTGAACGCGGGTCATGGTTTAAATTATGAGAACGTGTTGCCTATTGTGAAATTATCAGGTATAACAGAATTAAATATCGGCCATAGTATTATTTCACAAGCGATTTTTGAAGGATTAGAGTCAGCGGTTCGTCGCATGAAAACATTGATGGTGGTAAGTGAACATGAATCAAGATATTGA
- a CDS encoding efflux transporter outer membrane subunit, whose protein sequence is MNMILKPLVGVVLVAGLTACSLAPTYKRPDLPVASQVGQLQQDQALDLHWQSFYKDPQLKALIEIALKNNRDLRVALANAEQAAASYGIAFGSQLPSISGQGAYSNSGSRASNSINRQATLSLALSSFEIDLWGKLRNTSEAAFRTYLASEETAKSTRISIIGQLASTYYLWREVSELEKFSAQMVKARQITYDLVERQYRAGVADEQTLNQAKLSLASAQASQLSYELSKEQAKNALELLLGQAMPADLPEAAPFSMDSLATLPKGLSSEVLLRRPDVMSAENALRAANANIGVARASFFPSISLTAALGIASPALSSLFEGNNRTWSVTPSASLPIFAGGTIYNNVKAMQASKKAAVATYEKAIQTAFQEVSDTLAGEESYAKQLAVLNDQVKAAKRYADIADVRYRSGTDTFLNVQTAQISYFQAQQSLITAQYNALSNRINLFKAIGGGWTNDDIKEN, encoded by the coding sequence ATGAATATGATTTTGAAACCTTTAGTAGGCGTGGTATTGGTGGCAGGGTTAACCGCTTGTTCTCTGGCACCTACCTATAAACGTCCTGATCTGCCTGTTGCATCTCAGGTAGGTCAGTTACAGCAAGATCAAGCTTTAGACTTGCATTGGCAATCTTTTTATAAAGATCCTCAGCTTAAAGCATTGATTGAGATTGCATTAAAGAACAACAGAGATTTGAGAGTTGCTTTAGCGAATGCTGAACAGGCGGCAGCGAGTTACGGTATCGCCTTTGGTTCACAATTACCCAGCATTTCGGGACAAGGTGCCTACAGTAATAGTGGTTCTCGTGCCAGCAATAGCATTAATCGACAAGCGACATTGAGCTTGGCATTGAGTAGTTTTGAGATTGATCTTTGGGGTAAATTAAGAAATACCTCAGAGGCAGCTTTCCGAACTTATTTGGCAAGTGAAGAAACAGCAAAATCAACTCGAATCAGTATTATTGGGCAGTTAGCAAGCACTTATTACTTGTGGCGAGAGGTTTCTGAACTTGAAAAATTCTCAGCCCAAATGGTTAAAGCTCGTCAAATTACGTATGATTTGGTCGAACGTCAATATCGTGCGGGGGTTGCTGATGAACAAACGTTAAATCAAGCAAAATTATCCTTAGCATCTGCACAAGCAAGTCAACTATCATACGAATTATCAAAAGAACAAGCTAAAAACGCTTTAGAGTTATTGTTGGGACAGGCAATGCCAGCTGATTTACCTGAGGCTGCTCCGTTTAGCATGGACTCTTTGGCCACTTTACCTAAGGGCTTGTCGTCAGAGGTGTTGTTAAGAAGACCTGATGTGATGTCGGCTGAAAATGCTTTAAGAGCTGCTAATGCGAATATTGGTGTTGCCAGAGCATCTTTCTTCCCAAGTATTTCTTTAACCGCTGCTTTAGGTATCGCAAGTCCTGCCTTGAGTTCTTTGTTTGAAGGGAATAATCGTACTTGGAGTGTCACACCGTCAGCCAGTTTGCCTATCTTTGCAGGTGGTACTATTTACAATAATGTCAAAGCTATGCAGGCTAGTAAGAAAGCGGCAGTGGCCACGTATGAGAAAGCGATCCAAACAGCTTTCCAAGAGGTTTCTGATACCTTGGCGGGTGAAGAAAGCTATGCTAAACAATTGGCTGTGCTTAATGATCAAGTTAAGGCTGCCAAACGTTATGCCGATATAGCCGATGTGCGTTATCGTTCTGGTACCGATACATTCTTAAATGTTCAAACCGCTCAGATTAGCTATTTCCAAGCACAACAGTCATTGATTACTGCCCAATATAACGCGTTAAGCAATCGTATTAATTTGTTTAAAGCGATTGGTGGTGGTTGGACAAATGACGATATTAAGGAAAATTAA
- a CDS encoding multidrug efflux RND transporter permease subunit, whose protein sequence is MLSQFFIRRPVFSWVIAILITMAGALAVNEIPVAQYPDVAPPTISISTTYPGASAQDVAEKVNSVIEEELNGADGLLYYSSTATSTGTGQIDVTFKPGTDPQLAQVEVQNKVSNVESTLPSEVRAQGLQFKRSNSGFLMVVTLRSANGSMSVQDLGDYFTRNIKNSVSRLEGVGSVQLFGSALAMRVWVDPNKLSKYNLTVAEVASAISAQNAQISGGILAAPPTPKDQTIVAMIKGSGTLDDVKAFENVILKSGSDGATVYLKDVAKVEIGQNSYNFSSKTDGQPGVAFAVSLAPNANALATEGRVQETMKQLAQYFPDGMDYVIPYNTAPNIEQSLEQVMHTLFEAMVLVFIVMFVFLQNIRYTIIPAIVVPVALLGTVAVLYSLGYSVNVLTMFAMVLAIGILVDDAIVVVENVERIMATEHLSPFDATVKAMPQISGAIIGITLALCTVFVPLLFFSGSAGVIYQQFAITIIVSIIFSAFLALTFTPALCATVLKPITDHGEKKGFFGWFNRNFTRLTTAYSTRTERWVTRGGRMMIIWLILSAFMGWKYMSLPTGFIPDEDQGLIMTNIQLNSNASATRTDEVIQKVEQMLKTIPEVNHYVTVRGFSFNGSGLNAGLAFINLKDHKDRSRSAKEIAAEITGKLYFGIPEAIIFATVPPAIMSLGTSSGVDFVLQDRSSMGMEKLRAASNQLLALAQQSPVLTGMRITGLGTGPMYYIDIDRVKATQQGVSISDISTALSYAMGGSYVGTFSNKGHIQNIWVQADQSFRLTEDNIKTLKVKNSSGDLVEIGSMIKISHQSAETLMKRFNSFPAMTMNVSAKDGYSSGDARAELERLVAQLPSGVGLEWTGATFQEVQAGSQAGMMLAMAMIVVFLVLAALYESWAIPVSALLIVPLGMLGTVVLTWLTGKQNDIYFNVGMITIIGLSAKNAILIVEFAKDAYASGKGLVESAIEAAKLRFRPILMTSFAFILGVVPLVYASGAGSAGQNAVGISVIGGMLAATPFSVIFVPTFFVVVMKLFRVKQSKLLRSQENLHLEDTHGSQEGMH, encoded by the coding sequence ATGCTTTCACAATTTTTTATTAGACGACCCGTATTCTCTTGGGTAATCGCTATTTTGATTACGATGGCAGGTGCTTTGGCAGTGAATGAAATTCCTGTTGCTCAGTACCCTGATGTGGCACCGCCTACGATCTCAATCAGTACAACTTACCCCGGTGCGAGTGCACAAGACGTTGCTGAAAAAGTTAATAGTGTGATTGAAGAAGAATTAAACGGGGCAGATGGCCTGTTGTACTATTCTTCTACAGCGACTTCAACGGGTACAGGACAAATTGATGTTACCTTTAAACCAGGTACTGATCCTCAGTTAGCACAGGTTGAGGTACAAAACAAAGTTTCAAACGTTGAATCAACTTTGCCTTCAGAAGTTCGTGCTCAAGGACTTCAATTTAAACGTAGTAATAGTGGTTTCTTAATGGTGGTGACCCTACGTTCTGCAAATGGTTCAATGTCTGTGCAGGATTTAGGTGATTATTTCACTCGTAATATTAAAAACTCAGTCTCTCGTCTTGAGGGGGTTGGTTCTGTACAGCTGTTTGGTTCAGCCTTGGCGATGCGTGTTTGGGTCGATCCGAATAAGTTAAGTAAATATAATTTAACGGTTGCAGAGGTAGCGTCTGCGATTTCAGCACAAAATGCACAGATTTCTGGCGGTATTTTAGCCGCTCCTCCTACACCTAAAGATCAAACAATTGTCGCGATGATTAAAGGTAGCGGCACACTTGATGATGTGAAAGCATTTGAAAATGTGATTTTAAAATCAGGTAGTGATGGTGCGACCGTTTATTTAAAAGATGTGGCCAAAGTCGAAATTGGTCAAAACAGCTATAACTTTAGTTCCAAAACTGACGGACAGCCTGGCGTGGCGTTTGCGGTCTCATTAGCGCCCAATGCTAATGCTTTGGCAACAGAAGGGCGTGTGCAAGAAACGATGAAACAGTTAGCACAGTACTTCCCAGATGGTATGGACTATGTGATTCCTTATAACACGGCTCCCAATATTGAACAATCCTTAGAACAAGTTATGCATACTTTGTTTGAGGCGATGGTGTTGGTGTTTATCGTGATGTTTGTATTTTTGCAAAATATCCGATATACGATTATTCCAGCGATTGTGGTGCCTGTTGCGTTATTAGGGACTGTTGCGGTTTTATATTCGCTAGGTTATTCGGTTAACGTGTTAACCATGTTCGCCATGGTACTGGCAATTGGTATCTTGGTGGATGATGCGATCGTTGTTGTTGAGAACGTGGAACGTATTATGGCTACTGAGCATCTGAGTCCTTTTGATGCAACGGTTAAAGCGATGCCACAAATCTCTGGTGCGATTATTGGTATTACATTGGCACTTTGCACGGTGTTTGTGCCATTATTATTCTTTTCTGGTTCTGCTGGTGTTATTTATCAACAGTTTGCCATTACGATTATCGTATCCATTATTTTTTCTGCTTTCCTAGCACTAACCTTTACGCCTGCCTTATGTGCAACGGTGTTAAAACCGATTACCGATCATGGTGAGAAAAAAGGATTTTTTGGTTGGTTTAATCGTAACTTTACACGTTTGACGACAGCTTATAGTACGAGAACGGAGCGTTGGGTGACTCGCGGTGGACGCATGATGATTATCTGGTTGATTTTATCGGCGTTTATGGGTTGGAAATATATGTCTTTGCCAACGGGCTTTATCCCTGATGAAGACCAAGGCTTGATTATGACAAATATTCAGCTAAACTCAAATGCCAGTGCAACGCGTACTGATGAGGTTATTCAGAAAGTTGAACAGATGTTAAAAACCATTCCAGAAGTCAATCATTATGTTACTGTGCGTGGTTTCAGTTTTAATGGTTCAGGCTTAAATGCTGGTTTGGCGTTCATTAACTTGAAAGATCATAAAGATCGTTCACGTAGTGCCAAAGAAATTGCGGCTGAAATTACTGGAAAACTTTATTTTGGTATTCCAGAAGCGATTATTTTTGCGACTGTACCGCCTGCGATTATGTCTTTGGGTACCTCTAGTGGGGTGGATTTTGTCCTTCAAGATCGTTCTTCGATGGGAATGGAAAAATTACGTGCGGCATCTAATCAGTTGCTTGCATTAGCCCAACAAAGTCCTGTATTGACAGGTATGCGTATTACAGGCTTGGGAACAGGTCCTATGTACTATATTGATATTGATAGGGTGAAAGCCACTCAACAAGGGGTGAGCATTAGCGATATTAGTACTGCATTGTCTTATGCGATGGGGGGTTCTTATGTGGGAACATTCTCTAACAAAGGACATATCCAAAATATCTGGGTTCAGGCGGATCAATCATTCCGTTTGACGGAAGACAATATCAAGACATTAAAAGTTAAAAACAGCAGTGGCGATTTGGTCGAAATTGGTAGCATGATTAAAATTTCTCACCAAAGTGCCGAAACGTTGATGAAACGTTTTAACAGTTTCCCTGCAATGACCATGAACGTGTCTGCTAAAGACGGCTATTCTAGTGGTGATGCTCGTGCCGAATTAGAAAGATTGGTGGCACAATTACCCTCTGGTGTTGGTTTAGAGTGGACAGGTGCAACTTTCCAAGAAGTTCAAGCAGGTAGCCAAGCAGGTATGATGCTTGCTATGGCGATGATTGTGGTATTCTTGGTATTGGCAGCACTGTATGAAAGTTGGGCTATTCCCGTTTCAGCTTTGCTTATCGTACCTTTAGGTATGTTAGGTACGGTTGTGTTAACTTGGTTGACAGGTAAACAGAATGACATTTACTTTAACGTAGGGATGATTACGATTATTGGTTTGTCTGCTAAGAATGCTATTTTGATTGTAGAATTTGCTAAAGATGCGTATGCAAGTGGTAAAGGCTTGGTTGAATCGGCAATCGAAGCGGCTAAATTACGTTTCCGTCCTATTTTAATGACCTCGTTTGCCTTTATTTTAGGTGTGGTGCCACTTGTTTATGCTTCAGGTGCGGGTTCAGCTGGTCAAAATGCAGTCGGTATTAGCGTAATTGGCGGTATGTTAGCGGCGACACCTTTCTCCGTGATCTTTGTTCCGACCTTTTTTGTGGTGGTCATGAAACTATTTAGAGTTAAACAGTCTAAATTATTACGTTCACAAGAAAACTTACATTTAGAAGATACTCATGGCAGTCAAGAAGGAATGCACTAA
- a CDS encoding efflux RND transporter periplasmic adaptor subunit, whose amino-acid sequence MRSYIHKRLLLTTFCSALALAGCSDNTAKQQMPAMPVNVVIVQPKSVSLYTDYPARIKAIESAEVRARVTGTIKSVNYEQGSQVTAGQSLFTIDPAVYQAQFDAAKAAVAQAQATFDNADLVLKRYTKLVKLNAVSKQDFDTAKANQASALASLESAKASLEQARINLEYTEVQSPIDGVTDMAEVVVGTLVSSSSSTLLTTVQNASKVYADFTEDADLTVYWNQLSKTLKLPEDGLPEVTILNDAQSKGKLIFTGSNIDTSTGQVNKRALFDNSDKALLPGMFVTVRLNHGIAENALLVPVRALQGSTDEHHAKLYLVNAQDKKVSIVDVTVSQQQDGQAIITSGIKAGDMVMVDGFDKTAPGATVTPIPLNAKPQSGDAQTSGEQQ is encoded by the coding sequence ATGAGATCATATATTCATAAGCGTTTACTATTGACCACTTTTTGTTCGGCATTGGCTTTGGCTGGATGTTCAGATAATACTGCGAAACAACAAATGCCAGCGATGCCTGTGAATGTCGTTATTGTTCAACCTAAATCTGTTAGTTTGTACACAGATTATCCTGCTCGCATTAAAGCGATAGAAAGTGCTGAAGTACGTGCCAGAGTGACAGGTACGATTAAATCAGTTAATTATGAACAAGGTAGTCAGGTGACGGCTGGTCAAAGTCTATTTACGATTGACCCTGCTGTATATCAGGCACAATTTGATGCCGCTAAAGCTGCCGTTGCTCAAGCTCAAGCGACTTTTGATAATGCGGATTTGGTATTAAAACGTTACACAAAACTTGTTAAATTAAATGCCGTGAGTAAGCAAGATTTTGACACAGCAAAGGCGAATCAAGCTTCGGCATTGGCCTCATTAGAATCGGCTAAAGCAAGTTTAGAACAGGCACGTATAAATTTGGAATATACCGAAGTGCAATCACCGATTGATGGTGTAACGGATATGGCAGAAGTGGTGGTGGGAACGTTAGTGAGTTCAAGTTCGAGCACTTTGCTGACAACGGTTCAAAACGCGTCTAAGGTATATGCTGATTTTACCGAAGATGCTGATTTGACAGTGTACTGGAATCAACTTTCTAAGACATTAAAGCTACCTGAAGATGGCTTGCCTGAAGTTACCATTCTAAATGATGCCCAATCTAAAGGTAAACTTATTTTCACTGGAAGCAATATCGATACGTCAACAGGTCAAGTGAATAAACGTGCTTTGTTTGATAATAGCGATAAAGCATTGTTGCCAGGTATGTTTGTGACGGTACGTTTGAACCATGGTATCGCAGAAAATGCGTTATTGGTGCCCGTACGTGCTTTGCAGGGTTCAACAGATGAACATCATGCAAAATTGTATTTAGTGAACGCTCAAGATAAGAAAGTAAGCATCGTGGATGTTACGGTTAGTCAACAACAAGATGGTCAGGCGATTATTACTTCTGGTATCAAAGCAGGAGATATGGTCATGGTGGATGGGTTTGACAAAACAGCACCTGGAGCGACGGTTACGCCTATTCCTTTGAATGCTAAACCTCAGTCAGGCGATGCACAAACATCTGGTGAACAACAGTAA
- a CDS encoding ABC transporter ATP-binding protein, producing the protein MLKAKDLKITFNAGTPIETQALRGVSLEIPQGQFVTVIGSNGAGKSTFLNAISGEQKVDSGEIYFGSTNVTKMPVWERASMVSRVFQNPLHGTCEDLTIEENMALAYRRGLSHNFGRALNTKLRKEIIEKLSVLGLGLENRLTDSIGLLSGGQRQAVSLLMASLRPSKILLLDEHTAALDPRTAHFVLELTSQLVNEQKLTTMMVTHSMKQALEYGDRTIMLHQGQIVLDISGPEREGMSVTDLLKMFEKVRGEEVSDDALLLG; encoded by the coding sequence ATGTTAAAAGCAAAAGACTTGAAAATTACATTTAATGCAGGCACGCCGATAGAAACCCAAGCGTTAAGAGGGGTGTCACTGGAAATTCCTCAAGGACAGTTTGTAACGGTCATTGGTTCAAATGGTGCTGGAAAATCAACCTTTTTAAATGCAATTTCTGGCGAACAAAAAGTTGACAGCGGTGAGATATATTTTGGTAGCACGAATGTAACTAAAATGCCAGTTTGGGAACGTGCCAGTATGGTGTCTCGCGTATTTCAAAACCCATTACATGGTACCTGTGAAGATTTGACCATTGAAGAAAATATGGCTTTGGCTTATCGTCGCGGTTTATCGCATAACTTTGGTCGAGCATTAAATACCAAGTTAAGAAAAGAAATTATCGAGAAATTGTCTGTATTAGGATTGGGGCTAGAAAACCGATTAACCGATAGTATTGGTTTATTATCTGGCGGACAAAGACAGGCGGTTAGCCTTTTAATGGCATCTTTAAGACCTAGTAAGATTTTATTGTTAGATGAGCATACCGCAGCGTTAGATCCGCGAACGGCTCATTTTGTTCTAGAACTGACTTCTCAATTAGTGAATGAACAAAAATTAACGACCATGATGGTTACCCACAGCATGAAACAAGCATTGGAGTACGGTGATCGTACGATTATGTTGCACCAAGGTCAAATCGTTTTGGATATATCTGGTCCAGAACGTGAGGGGATGAGTGTGACAGATTTGTTGAAAATGTTTGAAAAGGTTCGTGGTGAAGAAGTTTCCGATGATGCGTTGCTACTAGGCTAG
- a CDS encoding ABC transporter permease, producing the protein MSLFSFMGALELGLIYGLVALGVFISFKILNFPDLTVDGSFATGGAVAAIYIAKGGDPFTATLLGFLISGLTGVLTGVLNVKFHIMNLLAGILVMTGLYSVNLRIMGSSNVPLLNSDTVFSLLQPEYFEEYDYIWRPLLLLLVVLLVKLLLDWYFSTRSGQAMRATGANIRMAKAQGIATGKMIIWGMGLSNALVGLGGALFVQSAGGSDISMGIGTIVIGLASVILGQNIITSRKMFYAILAVIVGSMIYRFFVALAMNTDWIGLQAQDLNLLTAVLVAIALVFPKLKSYFKKAR; encoded by the coding sequence ATGTCATTATTTTCATTCATGGGAGCCTTAGAACTAGGGCTGATATATGGTCTAGTTGCTTTGGGTGTATTTATTTCATTTAAAATTTTAAACTTTCCTGATTTAACAGTGGATGGAAGCTTTGCAACAGGTGGTGCGGTGGCCGCCATCTATATTGCAAAAGGTGGGGATCCCTTTACGGCTACCTTATTGGGATTTTTAATAAGTGGCTTAACGGGCGTGTTGACGGGTGTGCTAAATGTCAAATTCCATATTATGAATTTGTTAGCAGGTATTTTAGTGATGACTGGCCTGTATTCCGTTAATCTTCGTATTATGGGTAGCTCAAATGTCCCATTATTAAATAGTGATACCGTTTTTTCATTATTACAGCCTGAGTATTTTGAGGAATATGATTATATTTGGCGACCTTTGTTGTTGCTATTGGTGGTACTGTTAGTCAAGTTATTATTAGATTGGTATTTTTCGACTCGTTCTGGACAGGCTATGCGTGCTACGGGTGCCAATATTCGTATGGCAAAAGCACAAGGAATTGCAACGGGTAAAATGATTATTTGGGGAATGGGGCTATCTAATGCTTTAGTAGGTTTAGGTGGTGCCTTATTTGTTCAATCAGCAGGTGGTTCCGATATTTCAATGGGGATTGGTACCATTGTGATTGGTTTGGCTTCCGTGATCCTTGGCCAAAATATCATTACGTCCCGAAAAATGTTCTATGCCATATTGGCTGTTATCGTCGGTTCCATGATTTATCGTTTCTTTGTGGCATTGGCCATGAACACGGACTGGATTGGATTACAGGCACAGGATTTGAATTTATTAACGGCGGTATTAGTGGCGATTGCTTTGGTTTTCCCAAAATTAAAAAGCTATTTTAAAAAGGCTAGATAA